In Gracilimonas sp., a single window of DNA contains:
- a CDS encoding amidase, translated as MKKFNKIILFTGGIAFGFLLAFTLIQDKDAPITSEMIQNAASLIGLEFTQTERDTMIASLENTREDLQTLRALKLDNAIPPALNFNPIPAGKRFDFQQRAQVWDLPENVELPENRNDLAFYTIGELASLIKDRKISSVELTEFFLDRIERHDDKLEAVITVTRQRALEKAEQMDVELESGVYRGPLHGIPYGAKDLLAVKGYKTTWGAAPFKEQEIDETATVINKLDDAGAVLIAKTTLGALAYGDIWFGGRTNNPWNLEQGSSGSSAGSASGTAAGLFPFAIGTETLGSIVSPSTRNGTTGLRPTYGRVSRTGAMALSWTMDKVGPITRSVEDAALVFNAIYGSDGKDQTIVNLPFNYKADRDITTLKIGYLKSAFEQDYWNKGRDSLVLETMKDLGVELIPFELPEFNAGPLRIILTAEAAAAFDQLTLTDQDDLMQWQSPNAWPNTFRAARFIPAVEYINANRARYELIQKMDSVMQEVDVYISPSFGGGNLLVTNLTGHPSVVLPNGFTENGHPTSITFIGDLFDEATVLTVAKSYQEATDHHKKHPPLFVE; from the coding sequence ATGAAAAAGTTCAATAAAATCATACTCTTCACCGGAGGCATTGCCTTTGGTTTTTTGCTCGCATTTACCTTGATCCAGGACAAGGACGCACCCATCACTTCTGAAATGATTCAAAATGCAGCTTCATTAATTGGGCTTGAGTTTACTCAAACTGAACGGGATACGATGATAGCATCACTTGAAAATACCCGTGAGGATCTGCAAACCCTACGAGCTTTAAAACTTGATAATGCTATCCCTCCGGCCCTTAATTTCAATCCCATTCCGGCCGGAAAGAGATTTGATTTCCAACAACGTGCACAGGTCTGGGATTTACCTGAAAACGTAGAGTTGCCCGAAAACAGAAATGATTTGGCTTTTTATACCATTGGAGAGCTGGCTTCACTTATCAAAGATCGAAAAATTTCTTCCGTTGAATTAACTGAGTTTTTCCTGGATCGTATTGAACGACATGACGATAAACTTGAAGCTGTTATAACGGTTACCAGGCAGCGGGCACTGGAAAAAGCCGAACAAATGGATGTGGAGCTGGAAAGCGGTGTATATCGAGGTCCGCTCCATGGAATCCCTTACGGGGCTAAAGATCTATTAGCAGTGAAAGGTTATAAAACTACTTGGGGAGCCGCACCTTTTAAAGAGCAGGAAATAGATGAAACAGCTACCGTAATAAATAAATTAGATGATGCCGGTGCTGTGCTTATAGCTAAAACAACATTAGGTGCTTTAGCTTATGGAGATATTTGGTTTGGCGGACGTACAAATAATCCCTGGAATTTAGAGCAAGGATCCAGCGGATCTTCTGCGGGTTCAGCTTCAGGCACAGCCGCCGGACTGTTTCCTTTTGCCATTGGGACGGAAACATTAGGCTCTATCGTCTCCCCTTCAACCAGAAATGGAACTACCGGCCTACGCCCTACATACGGTCGTGTAAGCAGGACCGGAGCTATGGCTTTAAGTTGGACGATGGACAAGGTCGGCCCCATCACCCGGAGTGTCGAAGATGCAGCCTTGGTTTTTAATGCTATTTATGGCTCAGACGGTAAAGATCAGACTATTGTAAATCTGCCGTTCAATTATAAAGCAGACCGAGATATAACAACACTTAAGATCGGATATCTCAAATCAGCTTTTGAGCAGGATTATTGGAATAAAGGACGTGACAGCCTTGTACTTGAAACTATGAAAGATCTTGGGGTTGAGTTGATCCCATTTGAACTTCCGGAATTTAATGCCGGCCCGCTAAGAATAATCTTAACCGCTGAAGCCGCCGCCGCTTTTGATCAACTTACCCTTACCGATCAGGACGACCTGATGCAGTGGCAATCTCCCAATGCATGGCCAAATACCTTCCGTGCCGCTCGTTTCATTCCTGCAGTGGAATATATTAATGCAAATCGTGCCCGTTATGAGCTGATCCAAAAGATGGATTCCGTGATGCAGGAGGTAGATGTCTATATATCACCTTCGTTTGGGGGTGGAAATTTATTAGTCACAAACTTAACCGGTCATCCCAGTGTAGTTTTACCCAATGGTTTTACCGAGAATGGACACCCAACCAGTATTACCTTCATAGGTGATTTATTTGATGAGGCAACCGTTCTTACTGTAGCCAAATCTTATCAAGAGGCTACCGACCATCATAAAAAACATCCTCCACTATTTGTGGAATAA
- a CDS encoding cold-shock protein, with translation MEYGKIKWFDAQKGFGFIEPENGGKDIFVHRNNIQNLGFEEGLADGEEVEYDVEETPKGLSAVEVSRVS, from the coding sequence ATGGAATACGGTAAAATTAAATGGTTTGATGCACAGAAAGGTTTTGGTTTCATCGAACCTGAAAATGGTGGAAAAGACATCTTTGTTCACCGCAACAACATTCAAAACCTTGGATTTGAAGAGGGGCTTGCTGATGGCGAAGAAGTAGAATACGACGTTGAAGAAACCCCTAAAGGCCTTAGTGCCGTGGAAGTTTCTCGAGTGAGCTAA
- a CDS encoding fasciclin domain-containing protein, with amino-acid sequence MNFSKNVLKGFAAILIAMLVGIGAVQAQENVLEVVKNSDNHAVFTELLEETELDELLKEEGPYTVLAPTDKAFKEMDTDLETLKENPQELKNVVIGHLFNGEVAAADVEQSKSVNVTKGDIEAGNGTVHIINEVLMD; translated from the coding sequence ATGAATTTTTCAAAAAATGTACTTAAGGGATTCGCAGCAATTTTAATAGCTATGCTGGTTGGTATTGGTGCTGTTCAGGCTCAAGAAAACGTACTTGAAGTTGTAAAGAACAGCGATAACCATGCCGTGTTTACCGAACTGCTTGAGGAAACAGAGTTAGATGAGCTTCTTAAAGAAGAAGGGCCGTATACAGTATTGGCCCCTACTGATAAAGCATTTAAAGAAATGGATACCGATTTAGAAACTCTTAAAGAGAATCCACAGGAATTAAAAAATGTGGTAATTGGACATTTGTTTAATGGAGAAGTTGCTGCCGCTGACGTAGAGCAAAGTAAGTCTGTAAATGTAACTAAAGGTGACATTGAAGCCGGCAACGGAACCGTGCATATTATTAATGAAGTACTGATGGACTAA
- a CDS encoding carboxypeptidase encodes MLIKIRKPLLLIALMLFCVSVVAQENNNERVSKVDWSKTTEHQVTIKGQRVPYTTTVGNQPVWNEDGKPIASLFYTYYERSDVKDKTKRPLVFSFNGGPGSASVWMHIGYTGPKLLKIDDEGFPIQPYGVKDNPNSILDVADIIFVNPVNVAFSRIIDEEAKRETFFGVNADVEYLADWIDTFVSRQNRWPSPKYLIGESYGTTRVSGLANQLQSAHWMYLNGVILVSPTGLGIERGGPVGDALPLPYFAATAWYHNALDNSLQQKDLDQILPEVEGFTVNEYIPALAKGGFIEEAEKQQIAEKVALYSGISKQAVLDRNLSISTSFFWKELLRDQSLTVGRLDSRYRGIDRENGGERYDFDPALTAWNHAFTPAINHYLRDVLGYETDLRYWTFGPVHPWDRSRDNTGENLRSAMAQNPFLHTMVQSGYYDGGTNYFDAKYTMWNLDPSGKLKDRLSFKGYRSGHMMYLRAEDLTTSNEDIREFIRNSIPEEGMPAKY; translated from the coding sequence ATGCTTATAAAGATACGAAAGCCTTTACTTCTGATCGCACTTATGCTCTTCTGTGTTTCAGTAGTGGCTCAGGAAAATAACAATGAACGAGTATCAAAAGTTGATTGGAGTAAAACCACCGAGCATCAAGTTACGATAAAAGGACAACGCGTTCCATATACAACTACTGTAGGAAACCAACCGGTCTGGAATGAGGATGGAAAACCCATTGCCTCGTTATTTTATACGTACTATGAACGATCGGATGTAAAAGATAAAACCAAGCGGCCGCTTGTATTTTCATTTAATGGTGGCCCCGGTTCTGCCTCAGTTTGGATGCATATTGGATACACAGGTCCTAAGTTGTTAAAGATTGATGACGAGGGATTCCCGATTCAACCCTATGGAGTCAAGGATAACCCCAATTCCATTCTTGATGTTGCTGATATTATTTTTGTGAACCCGGTAAATGTAGCTTTCTCACGGATTATAGATGAAGAGGCTAAAAGGGAAACTTTTTTTGGGGTAAATGCTGATGTTGAATATTTGGCTGATTGGATAGATACTTTTGTTTCACGGCAAAATCGGTGGCCTTCCCCAAAATATTTGATTGGCGAAAGTTATGGAACTACACGGGTATCAGGGTTGGCAAACCAGCTTCAGTCAGCTCATTGGATGTATCTGAATGGGGTGATATTGGTTTCTCCTACCGGATTGGGAATAGAACGCGGCGGACCGGTAGGGGATGCTCTTCCATTGCCATATTTTGCTGCAACAGCTTGGTACCATAATGCATTAGACAACAGTCTCCAGCAAAAAGATCTGGATCAAATACTGCCGGAAGTAGAAGGGTTTACCGTTAATGAATATATACCGGCACTTGCTAAAGGCGGTTTTATAGAGGAAGCTGAAAAACAGCAGATAGCAGAAAAAGTGGCTTTGTATTCTGGTATTTCAAAACAAGCTGTTTTAGACCGAAACCTAAGTATCTCCACTTCTTTTTTCTGGAAAGAATTGCTTCGTGATCAGAGTTTAACCGTTGGCCGGCTTGACTCAAGATATCGTGGCATAGATCGCGAAAACGGGGGAGAGCGTTATGATTTTGATCCGGCTCTTACGGCTTGGAATCATGCTTTTACACCGGCGATTAACCACTACTTGAGAGATGTATTGGGATATGAGACTGATCTTCGGTATTGGACTTTTGGTCCGGTTCACCCATGGGACAGAAGCCGAGACAATACAGGCGAGAACCTGCGTTCTGCTATGGCTCAAAATCCATTTTTACACACTATGGTACAATCCGGATATTATGATGGCGGAACGAATTATTTTGATGCCAAATACACGATGTGGAATCTAGACCCCAGCGGGAAACTCAAAGACCGGTTGTCCTTCAAAGGTTATCGAAGCGGCCATATGATGTATTTACGAGCAGAGGATTTAACCACTTCTAACGAAGACATCAGGGAGTTTATCAGAAACTCTATTCCCGAAGAGGGAATGCCAGCTAAGTATTAA
- a CDS encoding aspartyl protease family protein, which translates to MIILKAFKKSCVLVLLLLLLAGSNILYAQESTPNIFEITQNKDRRVTIPFKLINNLIVVEVHINNSVPMKFILDSGATGNIITSLYDEELYLNNVNTVRLAGLGEGTAIEAFQSLDNTIQIGDRIRAVNAEILLLKQDVFQLDTFMGTRIHGILGHDFFESFIVEINYSRKLLRIYEPNNFKEKFKELPEHRKWYELPMSVQDNKSYLNVGYKHKNGDEFIPLRLLLDTGASNSFSLYESMDESIKVPDVTINSIIGTGLSGKVTGELGRVQSMKVGEFIFEEPVVAFPDSHSVRRVLRVEDRKGSIGGDIFRRFKVIFNYGNELLYLRRNSDFNDEFYFNTSGIEVYTPVPDLPFYVVAYVREGSPAFSAGVKEGDVIREINGTRAVDLKMNDLINYLQYKKSKTISLKVERDSTVKNLSFRMDAQLVPDS; encoded by the coding sequence GTGATTATACTAAAAGCTTTTAAAAAATCTTGTGTCCTTGTGTTGTTGTTGCTTCTGTTAGCAGGTTCTAACATCCTGTATGCGCAGGAATCTACCCCTAATATATTCGAGATTACTCAAAATAAAGACCGGCGGGTAACCATTCCTTTTAAACTGATTAATAATCTTATAGTGGTAGAGGTGCATATAAATAATTCTGTTCCCATGAAATTTATTCTGGATTCAGGGGCGACTGGGAATATAATTACTTCCTTATATGATGAAGAACTTTATTTGAATAATGTAAATACGGTACGGCTTGCAGGTCTTGGAGAGGGAACTGCAATTGAAGCATTTCAGTCATTAGATAATACCATTCAGATTGGAGATAGAATAAGGGCGGTAAATGCAGAAATTCTATTATTGAAGCAAGATGTCTTTCAGCTTGATACTTTTATGGGAACCAGGATCCATGGAATATTAGGGCACGACTTTTTCGAAAGCTTTATCGTTGAAATTAACTACAGTAGAAAATTACTAAGGATCTACGAGCCCAATAATTTCAAGGAAAAATTCAAAGAGCTACCCGAACATCGAAAATGGTATGAGCTTCCCATGTCAGTGCAAGACAATAAATCGTACCTTAATGTAGGATATAAACATAAAAATGGAGATGAATTTATACCCCTTCGGTTGCTCCTCGATACAGGAGCCAGTAACTCATTTTCTTTATATGAGTCTATGGATGAAAGTATTAAAGTACCTGATGTAACCATAAATTCTATTATCGGCACCGGCTTGAGCGGAAAAGTAACCGGAGAGCTTGGGCGGGTACAATCAATGAAAGTTGGAGAATTTATTTTTGAAGAGCCGGTAGTTGCATTTCCTGACAGTCATTCTGTGCGAAGGGTTCTGAGGGTTGAGGATAGAAAAGGCAGTATTGGAGGAGATATTTTCCGAAGATTTAAAGTGATCTTTAATTATGGGAACGAATTGCTTTATCTCCGTAGAAATAGTGATTTCAATGATGAATTTTATTTTAATACCAGCGGCATAGAAGTTTATACGCCTGTTCCCGATCTCCCGTTTTATGTAGTGGCCTATGTAAGGGAAGGCTCACCGGCGTTTTCAGCAGGTGTAAAAGAAGGTGATGTCATCAGAGAGATAAATGGAACACGGGCAGTAGATCTCAAGATGAATGACCTAATCAATTACCTTCAGTATAAAAAAAGTAAAACAATATCCTTGAAGGTTGAAAGAGATTCAACAGTCAAGAATCTCAGTTTTAGAATGGATGCTCAACTTGTGCCGGATAGTTGA
- a CDS encoding DUF1353 domain-containing protein — protein MILYKKRRTYKYTMVESYSRKVKIYPPNKIGNNFLYLTEEGHLFLSEGYSWDGPSGPTIDTKNFMEGSLVHDALYQLIREQYLERKHRKYADELLREMCVNDGMSRIRAFFVYWGVRLFGKKHTKPDTLKAP, from the coding sequence ATGATTTTATATAAAAAACGCAGAACCTATAAATACACAATGGTTGAGTCTTATTCCCGAAAAGTAAAAATCTATCCTCCAAATAAGATTGGAAATAATTTTCTCTATTTAACAGAGGAAGGACACTTGTTCCTCTCTGAAGGGTACTCATGGGACGGGCCCAGCGGGCCAACTATCGATACCAAAAATTTTATGGAGGGCTCATTGGTTCATGATGCTCTATACCAATTGATTAGAGAACAATATCTGGAACGAAAGCATCGAAAATATGCGGATGAACTCCTTCGTGAAATGTGTGTCAATGACGGAATGAGCCGAATAAGAGCTTTCTTTGTTTACTGGGGTGTTCGGCTTTTTGGAAAAAAACACACTAAACCAGACACATTGAAAGCTCCCTGA
- a CDS encoding effector binding domain-containing protein, with protein MQIIEKEAFWVTGITVQAKWNELWEKMPKAWKEMFERYSEIKNRKNDVLLDISLEVKNDIYTQFIGTKVTGGNEDTPEGMKTVHIPAKNYIHQKHPGPLKEIATTFGEIYDWAKKNNINTGNFKLDIGYLPSGNENYHDLYVEIKN; from the coding sequence ATGCAGATTATAGAGAAAGAAGCCTTTTGGGTCACAGGTATTACCGTTCAAGCCAAATGGAATGAATTGTGGGAAAAAATGCCCAAAGCCTGGAAAGAAATGTTTGAGCGCTATAGTGAAATTAAAAACCGGAAAAACGATGTGTTACTGGATATCAGCCTGGAAGTGAAAAATGATATCTATACACAATTTATTGGAACAAAGGTTACCGGAGGAAATGAGGATACTCCGGAAGGAATGAAAACTGTCCATATACCGGCTAAAAATTATATTCATCAAAAACACCCCGGGCCTTTAAAAGAAATAGCCACCACTTTTGGTGAAATATATGACTGGGCTAAAAAAAACAATATAAACACAGGGAATTTTAAATTAGATATCGGATACTTACCATCCGGTAATGAAAATTACCATGATTTATATGTTGAGATCAAAAACTAA
- a CDS encoding S1/P1 nuclease, with protein MTKLITLLSIFALGFTSTANETLRWGQIGHRTTGHIAEQYLTEKAAAEVQRVLGHESLAEVSTWMDEVRSDGGYDHMVTWHYVTIPEGETYETAKKEEDGDIIWAINKMTEELKKGGMSAKREAENLKVLVHLVGDLHQPLHVGNGTDRGGNDVRVEWFWENSNLHRVWDSEIIDDKQLSFTELSSFINHPTEKQIKEWQSSSVLDWAYESKALLPQVYDIPENKELSYEYSYKNWDTVQMRLLKAGIRLAGLINEIYD; from the coding sequence ATGACAAAGCTTATTACCCTCCTTTCTATTTTTGCATTAGGATTTACTTCAACTGCCAATGAAACCCTTCGCTGGGGACAAATAGGCCATCGCACTACCGGTCATATTGCCGAACAATATCTCACTGAAAAAGCGGCAGCAGAAGTACAGCGGGTATTAGGGCATGAATCTTTGGCTGAAGTCAGCACCTGGATGGATGAGGTCCGTTCGGATGGAGGATATGACCATATGGTAACCTGGCATTATGTTACCATCCCCGAAGGCGAAACATATGAAACTGCTAAAAAAGAAGAAGACGGCGACATCATTTGGGCCATTAATAAAATGACAGAAGAACTTAAAAAGGGTGGCATGAGCGCCAAACGTGAAGCTGAAAATTTAAAAGTATTAGTTCATCTGGTTGGTGACTTACACCAGCCGCTGCACGTCGGTAATGGCACAGACCGAGGTGGAAATGATGTGCGTGTTGAATGGTTTTGGGAAAACTCTAATTTACACCGTGTTTGGGACAGCGAAATTATTGACGATAAACAGCTCAGTTTCACTGAACTCTCAAGCTTTATCAATCACCCTACTGAAAAGCAAATTAAAGAATGGCAGAGTAGCTCCGTACTTGACTGGGCTTATGAATCAAAAGCTCTGTTACCTCAAGTATATGACATACCGGAGAATAAGGAGTTAAGCTACGAATACAGCTATAAAAACTGGGATACTGTTCAGATGAGGTTACTCAAGGCCGGAATTCGCCTGGCCGGCTTGATCAATGAGATTTATGATTGA
- a CDS encoding VOC family protein produces MSIEDNYKIPDQTQIGHVHLKVADLQRSLDFYCELLGFELITTYGDQAAFISAGGYHHHIGLNTWQSKGVPPAPKQSVGLFHTAILYPSRKELAKILKRLMDKKYPISGASDHGVSEAIYLDDPDENGVELYRDRPKNEWPRNEDGSINMFTKTLDVQNLLGELK; encoded by the coding sequence ATGTCTATTGAAGATAACTATAAAATTCCCGATCAAACTCAAATAGGGCACGTCCACCTGAAAGTAGCAGATTTACAGCGCTCTCTGGATTTTTACTGTGAATTATTGGGTTTTGAATTAATTACCACTTACGGTGATCAGGCTGCATTTATCTCTGCCGGAGGATATCATCATCATATAGGACTGAACACCTGGCAAAGCAAAGGAGTACCCCCTGCTCCAAAACAAAGCGTCGGTTTGTTTCATACCGCTATCCTCTACCCATCAAGAAAAGAGCTTGCTAAAATTTTAAAACGCCTGATGGATAAAAAATACCCGATTTCAGGAGCTTCAGATCACGGAGTTTCCGAGGCTATTTACCTGGACGATCCTGATGAAAACGGAGTAGAATTATACCGGGATCGCCCTAAAAATGAATGGCCGCGTAATGAAGACGGGTCCATAAATATGTTTACCAAAACTTTGGATGTGCAAAATTTACTGGGTGAACTGAAATAA
- a CDS encoding cold-shock protein — protein MEYGKVKWFDTQKGFGFIQPDNGEKDIFVHRNNIENLGFNEGINDGEEVEFSVEETDKGLSATEVYILE, from the coding sequence ATGGAATACGGTAAAGTAAAATGGTTCGATACTCAAAAAGGTTTTGGGTTTATCCAACCTGATAATGGTGAAAAAGACATCTTTGTTCACCGCAACAACATTGAAAACCTTGGATTTAACGAAGGTATCAATGACGGCGAAGAAGTTGAATTTTCTGTGGAAGAAACGGATAAAGGCCTTAGCGCCACTGAAGTTTACATCCTCGAATAA
- a CDS encoding two-component regulator propeller domain-containing protein yields MNFLSNSYLLYGFALSFLISFPLNAQQNLPNEFEQQYVLNNWDNTSGLPQNTVFSITTDSVGYLWLVTEEGFARFDGMNFKIFDETNISGLESTYFLDIGPSMQGGIWAASRRDIVKVQNQQTSVFHLGDFSEDQITDIAEGSDGRIWAGTNTGQLFTVKNDSLKWMENWEARESGSIMTIEAQNPFIYVGTNNGLYKINELSGEITSLPLFQQKIIRSIFITKEQELWIGTADHGAFHFSEEKSTQYNTEDGFLENTINDIVVDHEDEVWAATASSGLYRLENSIFTRVSDFETLEDDIRSIHISEQGITWLGTTGSGLIQLKPADIYTLPKKYTLSSSIILPIYQHPNGEIWIGTAGSGVNRLTGDTFTHYSRDHGLTNEIILSIYGTENYIYVGTANGLNRFNLRSNTFDKSYSTNDGLASNIVQAVFESKQGELWVATRQGGLHKIVDGRIVQVKVPEELKNAEFLSIYEDRDENLWIGTNGMGALKLSHNGNMNIFTKEDGLPTNIVYHFYEDKDGSVWVATNDGLSVILEDTLLSFNKSNGLNSNEAYYIAEDNNGFLWMSSNSGLQRVDSKEFLEAKTDPNHTFSARLFTQNDGMPNSEANGAIFPAAWKMQNGQIWFPTVNGVAIANPDYLVNAEQSVNIQFEALRFAGKEIFGEENITIPAGITYLEADYTSIDFLSPEDINYAYRINELSDTWTNVDDQRTIHLAIQNPGTYTLEIKAEKNGMGTDVVVQLFTVKPFFHQTWWFQFIALAFLFGLGYLVNQLRYNSKRSDALKNMVDLKTKDLKIALSEKDVLLQEVHHRVKNNLAIISGLLQIQQFDLEDEALNKILGNSVTRIKSLALIHEKLYQSESLSNIEFRSYLKDLIKSIKKSSSIYKEIEIHIHCDEIIVNVNQAVPCALILNEVVSNALEHAFQNQESGNIWVSVNKNGDEVTFSVKDDGIGVSEQDYMNSTSIGATIIKTLIKQLNASYEITKEEGTSVIFSFQLQDIQGAHSHKVI; encoded by the coding sequence ATGAATTTTTTATCAAACTCTTATCTTCTGTATGGTTTTGCACTGTCCTTCTTGATATCATTTCCATTAAATGCCCAACAAAATTTACCCAATGAATTTGAGCAGCAGTATGTACTAAACAATTGGGATAACACCAGCGGGCTTCCTCAAAATACGGTATTCAGCATTACTACAGACAGTGTCGGCTATTTGTGGTTGGTGACGGAAGAAGGTTTTGCCCGCTTTGACGGAATGAATTTCAAGATATTTGATGAAACTAATATTTCCGGACTGGAATCTACCTATTTCCTGGATATTGGACCTTCCATGCAAGGTGGCATATGGGCGGCTAGCCGAAGAGACATTGTAAAAGTACAAAATCAGCAAACTTCAGTATTTCATTTAGGTGATTTTTCAGAAGACCAAATCACTGATATTGCAGAAGGTTCGGATGGACGTATTTGGGCTGGGACCAATACCGGACAGTTGTTTACCGTAAAGAATGATTCACTGAAATGGATGGAAAATTGGGAAGCCCGGGAGTCAGGTTCAATTATGACTATTGAAGCCCAAAACCCTTTCATTTATGTGGGTACCAATAATGGGTTGTATAAAATAAATGAGCTTTCCGGTGAAATCACCTCCCTCCCCTTGTTTCAACAAAAAATTATTCGGTCAATCTTTATTACAAAAGAGCAAGAGCTTTGGATTGGAACTGCTGATCATGGTGCATTCCATTTTTCAGAAGAAAAGAGCACACAATATAATACCGAAGATGGTTTTCTTGAAAATACCATTAATGACATTGTGGTTGACCACGAAGATGAGGTTTGGGCTGCAACCGCGAGTTCCGGCTTGTACAGATTGGAAAATTCAATCTTTACCCGGGTCAGTGATTTTGAAACCCTAGAGGATGATATACGCAGTATTCATATTTCTGAACAAGGCATTACCTGGTTAGGCACTACAGGGTCCGGTTTAATACAGCTTAAACCTGCTGACATTTATACCTTACCCAAAAAATATACTTTATCCTCTTCTATCATTTTACCCATTTACCAACATCCAAACGGGGAAATTTGGATTGGTACTGCCGGCAGTGGTGTAAATAGGTTAACAGGAGATACTTTCACGCATTACTCCCGGGATCATGGTTTAACCAACGAAATTATTCTAAGTATCTACGGTACTGAAAATTATATATATGTGGGGACAGCAAATGGGTTGAATAGATTTAACCTCCGGTCAAATACTTTTGATAAATCCTACAGTACCAATGATGGGCTTGCAAGCAATATCGTGCAAGCAGTATTTGAATCTAAACAAGGAGAGCTTTGGGTTGCTACCCGTCAAGGAGGGCTCCATAAAATTGTAGATGGCAGAATAGTGCAGGTTAAAGTGCCTGAAGAATTAAAAAACGCTGAGTTTCTAAGTATCTACGAAGACAGGGATGAGAATTTATGGATAGGCACCAATGGTATGGGTGCCTTAAAATTATCCCATAATGGCAATATGAATATTTTTACAAAAGAAGACGGCTTGCCAACCAATATAGTTTATCATTTTTATGAAGATAAAGATGGTTCGGTTTGGGTAGCTACTAACGATGGTTTGAGTGTTATTCTTGAAGATACTTTGTTGTCGTTTAACAAAAGCAATGGATTAAATAGTAACGAAGCATATTATATAGCCGAAGATAATAATGGCTTTTTATGGATGAGCAGCAACAGCGGACTCCAAAGAGTAGATAGCAAAGAGTTTTTAGAAGCTAAAACAGATCCCAACCACACGTTCTCGGCTCGTTTGTTTACTCAAAACGATGGTATGCCTAATTCGGAAGCAAATGGTGCAATTTTTCCGGCTGCCTGGAAAATGCAAAATGGCCAGATCTGGTTTCCCACGGTTAATGGTGTTGCTATTGCAAATCCTGATTATTTGGTTAATGCCGAACAATCCGTCAACATTCAATTTGAAGCTCTGCGTTTTGCAGGAAAAGAGATATTCGGGGAAGAAAATATTACCATACCGGCAGGTATTACTTATTTGGAAGCTGATTACACCAGTATTGATTTTCTTAGTCCCGAGGACATCAATTATGCTTATCGCATAAATGAATTAAGTGATACCTGGACTAATGTAGATGATCAAAGAACCATTCACTTAGCCATACAAAACCCGGGTACCTACACGCTTGAAATCAAAGCAGAAAAAAATGGCATGGGGACAGATGTTGTAGTTCAGTTATTTACTGTAAAACCTTTTTTTCATCAAACATGGTGGTTTCAATTTATTGCGTTGGCTTTTCTTTTTGGGTTGGGATACCTGGTAAATCAGCTACGGTACAATTCAAAAAGATCAGATGCTTTGAAAAATATGGTCGACTTAAAAACCAAAGATCTTAAAATTGCTCTTAGCGAAAAAGATGTATTATTGCAGGAAGTGCATCACCGGGTGAAGAATAATTTGGCTATTATTTCAGGATTGCTCCAGATTCAACAATTTGATTTGGAAGATGAAGCTCTGAATAAAATTCTGGGAAACAGTGTTACCCGAATAAAGTCCCTGGCACTGATTCATGAAAAATTATACCAATCAGAATCACTGAGCAATATTGAATTCCGGTCTTATCTCAAAGACTTAATTAAATCTATCAAGAAATCTTCAAGTATATACAAAGAAATAGAAATTCATATTCACTGTGATGAAATTATAGTTAACGTGAACCAGGCCGTTCCTTGTGCCCTAATCTTAAATGAAGTCGTCTCAAACGCTTTGGAACATGCTTTCCAAAATCAAGAATCCGGTAATATTTGGGTAAGTGTTAATAAAAACGGTGATGAAGTTACCTTTTCAGTAAAGGATGATGGTATAGGAGTATCTGAGCAAGACTACATGAACAGCACCAGCATAGGCGCTACTATTATCAAAACACTGATAAAACAATTAAATGCCAGCTATGAAATTACTAAAGAAGAAGGCACCAGTGTTATTTTTTCTTTTCAATTACAAGATATCCAAGGGGCCCATAGTCATAAAGTCATTTAG